In Mesorhizobium shangrilense, the genomic stretch GCGCGCGCCGAGCGGCTGGCCGCCACGCTTGCCGCCAGTGATGACCTGCTGCCGGTCGTGGCTGGCGGCGGGAGAGCCGACGTCGCTATCGTCGACGACAGGGGCGATGATGCCATGCCGGCCTCCACGCCAAGGGTGCTGCTGTCGGGACGCGCCGGCAGCGAGCGGCCAGCCGGCGAAGTGTTCGCGGTGATGCCGGCGGGCGCGGACGATCTTTTGATCGCCGCGGCGGCGCGGCTGGCGGCGGCGGGCTATCGCGTATCGGGCGATGGCCGCCGCATCGTTGCGCGCCACGACGACTTCCATGCTGGCGATGGCGAGCCGTTCGAGGATGAGGCGTCCGATGAACATGCCGTTCGCCCGACGCTGTCGCCGCGGGAGGCGGAAGTGCTGGCGCTGCTGGCCGAGGGCGCGCCCAACAAGGTGATCGCACGGCGGCTCAACATTTCCGTGCACACGGCGAAGTTCCATGTCGCCGCGATCCTGATCAAGCTGGGTGCCGCCAACCGCACCGACGCCATCGCCATCGCGATGCGGCAGGGCCTGGTGCTGGTTTAAGGGACGACGTCTCAGGCAGACCCAACGATCATCGTCAACGTAAGCGACGCCCCTCATTGCCCTGCCGGGCATTTCTCCCCGTATAGTGACGGGGAGAAAGTCGCTGTCATCGCCGCTTGGCCCGTCGTCAGCTCTGCAAGAAGAGCGCCGAGCGCGCGGCCAACTGTCTTCTGCCCGCCACTATATGGGGAGAAGACAGCTGGCAAGCGGATGAGGGGCGGCGCGACGCTGCGGACGAGGTGTCCATCATCTGATTGGAATTCCGAGTTCGTCGTAACCGAGTATCTCGTCTTCAGTCATGGGATGGTCTCGCTTCGGTATCCGAGCTGCTTGGCCAGCAATTTCGCTTAGCTTCGCGATAAGGTCAGGCTCTTGCATCTGGGGAGCCGCGCTTTCGCGTGCAATTTCGTTTTCGTGGCTTTGCCGGATCGCCTCTGTCACGGATACGCCACGGGGGCTGGCTAGCTCGCGCGCCAGCCGCTTCACTTCGCTATTCTTGATCGACAAAGCCATTGAAAATCTACCATTCGCTGCAGAATTATATATGCCAAATCCGTTGCAGCGCCACGTCGTTTGCAGCGGGCAAGGCGTGAAACCCTCCGCAGCGTCACCACAGCTTCCAGCCACAACCTCTTGTATCCCGCAGCAGCACAGGCAAGGATCACGCAAAGAGCCAAAGCCAGCGGAGGAAAGATGTCGCTCAAGGGAAAGACGCTGTTCATCTCCGGCGGGTCGCGCGGCATCGGCCTGGCGATCGCGCTGCGCGCCGCGCGTGACGGCGCCAACGTAACGATCGCCGCCAAGACCGCCGAGCCGCATCCGAAGCTGCCGGGCACGATCTACAGCGCGGCGCAGGAGATCGAGCAGGCCGGCGGCAAGGCGCTGCCGATGCTGTGCGACATCCGCGAGGAGGCGCAGGTGGCCGAGGCGGTCGCCAAGACCGTCGAGACATTCGGCGGCATCGATATCTGTGTCAACAATGCCAGTGCCATCCAGCTTACCGGCACGCTGGAGACCGACATGAAGCGCTATGATCTGATGCACCAGATCAACACGCGCGGCACATTCCTGGTGTCCAAAATGTGCATTCCGCACCTGAAGTTGGCTGCGAATCCTCACATCCTGAATCTGGCGCCGCCGCTCGACATGAAAGCCAAGTGGTTCAAGAACCACGTCGCCTACACCATGGCCAAGTTCGGCATGTCGATGTGCACGCTGGGCATGAGCGCGGAATTCGCCAAGGACGGCATTGCCGTCAACTCGCTGTGGCCGATCTCGACCATCGACACGGCGGCGGTGCGCAACCTGCTGGGCGGTGCGACGGTTGCGGCGATGAGCCGCTTGCCCGACATCATGGCCGACGCCGCGCATGCCATCTTCATGCGGCCGTCGCGCGCGACATCAGGCAATTTCTACATCGACGAGGAGGTGCTGCGCGCCGAGGGCGTCACCGATTTCTCGGTCTATTCGCCAGGCGCGACCGGGCCGCTCGCCGGTGATTTCTTTGTGCCGGACGAGGTGTTTGCCCGCACGGACACGAAGATCAAGGGAATCTACTAGTCGATTGATGCCGACGTCCTGGAGCTTGGGCTAGACGCAACGGCCAGCTTAAGTCCGACGCCGCGGCTAGCCTGAGCCCGCGCCCCGGATTTTGACAATGGCAAGGCAGCGGCTTCATAGGCAGCCCTTTGCCGCGAAGATCGCAAATGGAGCAGGCTCACGCCCGTGGCCGGACGATCGCGGTCGTGGAATCCCTCAGCTCGCGTCGACGACAAACATGCGTGCTTCCTGCGCCGCGTCGCGCTCGACCTTGATCGGTGCGTACTCCGGTGACTGATAAAACGCCAGCGCGTCGGCCAGGGTCGCGAATTCGAAGACGCCGGCCATGGGCAATGGCGCCACGTCTCCTTCCAGCATCTGGGACACCTGCCCAAAGTGGAGGATGCGGCCTCCTGCTGCCTTTAGCGCCGCCTGAAAGCGCGGCGCCAGTGCGGCTTGCCTGGCCGGATCTTTTATACGCAGATTGAGGTGGACATAGGCCGCCATGGTGCGACTCCCTAACAATGATGTATATGCAGTATTATATGAGTCGGAGTTTGTCGAGACCTGCAAAATGACAGAGGCTTCTGATCTCTATCGCCGCGTCGAAACCGAGTGCCCGGCCTTCCAGGCCCGGGTCACCGCGCGGGCGCTCACGCGCTACTACAATGCCTGCTTTCGGCCGTTGGGGATCACCGCAGAGCAGTTCAGCCTTCTGGTGGGGATTGGCGGCAGCCACGAGCCAACGCTCGCTGAACTTGCGGCGCGCGCCGGGGTCGACGCCACCACTCTCAGTCGCAGCGTAAAGAGCCTGGAGCGGAGGGATCTCGTGCGCAACCATGGGGGACGGGGCCGGGCCGGCAAACGCCTGGTGCTTACCGATGGCGGCCGCCGGCTGATGGATGAGTCCATGGCCGCCTGGGAGCGCGCCCGGCTCCGGTTGGCGGAGGCTCTTGGCGAAGAGACATCGCGCGTTGCGGGGAGTGTCATGTCCCGGCTTGCTGTCGCCGC encodes the following:
- a CDS encoding DUF1330 domain-containing protein; the protein is MAAYVHLNLRIKDPARQAALAPRFQAALKAAGGRILHFGQVSQMLEGDVAPLPMAGVFEFATLADALAFYQSPEYAPIKVERDAAQEARMFVVDAS
- a CDS encoding MarR family winged helix-turn-helix transcriptional regulator, whose product is MTEASDLYRRVETECPAFQARVTARALTRYYNACFRPLGITAEQFSLLVGIGGSHEPTLAELAARAGVDATTLSRSVKSLERRDLVRNHGGRGRAGKRLVLTDGGRRLMDESMAAWERARLRLAEALGEETSRVAGSVMSRLAVAAQAAASAVSPTDTSDT
- a CDS encoding SDR family oxidoreductase; amino-acid sequence: MSLKGKTLFISGGSRGIGLAIALRAARDGANVTIAAKTAEPHPKLPGTIYSAAQEIEQAGGKALPMLCDIREEAQVAEAVAKTVETFGGIDICVNNASAIQLTGTLETDMKRYDLMHQINTRGTFLVSKMCIPHLKLAANPHILNLAPPLDMKAKWFKNHVAYTMAKFGMSMCTLGMSAEFAKDGIAVNSLWPISTIDTAAVRNLLGGATVAAMSRLPDIMADAAHAIFMRPSRATSGNFYIDEEVLRAEGVTDFSVYSPGATGPLAGDFFVPDEVFARTDTKIKGIY
- a CDS encoding type II toxin-antitoxin system VapB family antitoxin; this translates as MALSIKNSEVKRLARELASPRGVSVTEAIRQSHENEIARESAAPQMQEPDLIAKLSEIAGQAARIPKRDHPMTEDEILGYDELGIPIR
- a CDS encoding helix-turn-helix transcriptional regulator, with translation MTDGTTDGNGELAGRRLVVLIALGDAARAERLAATLAASDDLLPVVAGGGRADVAIVDDRGDDAMPASTPRVLLSGRAGSERPAGEVFAVMPAGADDLLIAAAARLAAAGYRVSGDGRRIVARHDDFHAGDGEPFEDEASDEHAVRPTLSPREAEVLALLAEGAPNKVIARRLNISVHTAKFHVAAILIKLGAANRTDAIAIAMRQGLVLV